A genome region from Prochlorococcus marinus CUG1417 includes the following:
- a CDS encoding sugar transferase — MKKSSSKSIWLFMGKIERKKYLEEIIGSSAVFDIKLFDKAYLLKPIFNYKGIIIDEDDDDLVKKKNMQFLYDLNNKGIKFMKISYWCERYLNRYPSELVKPSEIINGEFLYNEISLRAKIKRIGESILSLIILIISFPILFLSAFLIKLEDGGPVFYSQIRNGFEGKQFRIYKLRTMIINAEKDGIQWAKKSDQRITKIGKILRKLRIDELPQLLLVISGEMSLIGPRPERPKIDNLLRKHLNNYDLRYSIKPGISGWAQVNYPYGSSIEDSKYKLSYDIYYIKNFSILLDFIIFLKTIRLVLNGKGSSPIRGKESG, encoded by the coding sequence GTGAAGAAATCATCATCAAAATCAATTTGGCTTTTTATGGGAAAAATTGAAAGAAAAAAATATCTCGAAGAAATTATAGGTTCAAGTGCCGTATTTGATATTAAGTTATTTGATAAAGCATATTTACTAAAACCTATTTTTAACTATAAAGGGATAATAATTGATGAAGATGATGATGACTTAGTAAAAAAGAAAAATATGCAATTTTTATATGACTTAAATAATAAAGGAATTAAATTCATGAAAATATCTTATTGGTGTGAGAGATATTTAAATAGGTATCCTTCTGAATTAGTAAAACCCAGTGAAATAATTAATGGAGAGTTTTTATATAATGAAATAAGTTTACGAGCAAAAATAAAACGAATTGGAGAATCAATTTTAAGTTTGATAATCTTAATAATATCTTTTCCAATATTATTTTTATCGGCCTTTCTCATAAAATTGGAAGATGGCGGACCAGTATTTTATAGTCAAATACGTAATGGTTTTGAAGGTAAACAATTCAGAATTTACAAATTAAGAACTATGATAATTAATGCAGAAAAAGATGGAATACAATGGGCAAAAAAATCAGATCAAAGAATTACTAAAATCGGAAAAATATTAAGAAAACTCAGAATAGATGAACTTCCTCAACTTTTATTAGTTATTTCTGGGGAGATGAGTTTAATAGGGCCAAGACCTGAAAGACCTAAAATCGATAATTTACTGAGAAAGCATTTGAATAATTACGATTTAAGATATTCAATTAAACCTGGAATAAGTGGTTGGGCACAGGTAAATTATCCATATGGATCCTCAATTGAAGATTCTAAATATAAATTAAGTTATGACATATATTACATTAAAAACTTTTCAATTTTATTAGACTTTATAATATTTCTTAAGACCATTAGGCTAGTTTTAAATGGTAAAGGTTCTTCTCCAATTAGGGGAAAAGAAAGCGGTTGA
- a CDS encoding GDP-L-fucose synthase family protein, which yields MFLIDKKDKIFIAGANGMVGSAIKRKLKKYHYENLECPSREELDLSNTELVSKWFKEKKPSVVILAAAKVGGIYANDKYPADFLLENLKIQNNVIENAWKNDSKRLLFLGSSCIYPKFSSQPIKEEELLKSSLEKTNEWYALAKISGIKICQALRKQYGFDAISLMPTNLYGKGDNYHKYNSHVLPALLNRFYIHKLENKDLLECWGSGKPRREFMHVDDLAEACIFALEKWNPSNKDAPLDESGEPLTWLNVGTGNDISIKELATMIANITSYKGNIIWDQSKPDGTYQKLLDVSKLKKLGWNSKITLEEGLKKTFEEYKNDFKKNNLRI from the coding sequence ATGTTTTTAATTGATAAAAAAGATAAAATATTTATTGCAGGTGCCAATGGGATGGTTGGAAGCGCTATAAAAAGAAAACTTAAAAAATATCACTATGAAAATTTAGAATGTCCATCTCGAGAAGAACTTGACCTTTCAAATACTGAATTAGTTTCTAAATGGTTTAAAGAAAAAAAACCATCAGTAGTTATTCTCGCAGCTGCAAAAGTTGGAGGAATTTATGCAAATGATAAATATCCTGCTGATTTCCTGCTGGAAAATTTAAAAATACAAAATAATGTTATTGAAAATGCTTGGAAAAATGATTCTAAAAGATTATTATTTTTAGGAAGTAGTTGTATTTATCCTAAATTTTCGAGCCAACCAATAAAAGAGGAAGAGTTATTAAAAAGTTCACTTGAAAAAACTAATGAATGGTACGCATTAGCAAAGATAAGTGGAATAAAAATTTGTCAGGCCTTAAGAAAACAATATGGATTCGATGCTATTTCTCTTATGCCAACCAATCTTTATGGTAAGGGTGATAATTACCATAAATACAATAGCCATGTTTTACCAGCATTACTAAACAGATTTTATATTCATAAATTAGAAAATAAAGATTTATTAGAATGTTGGGGTTCTGGCAAACCTCGAAGAGAATTTATGCATGTTGATGACTTAGCTGAAGCCTGTATTTTTGCTCTTGAAAAATGGAATCCAAGTAATAAAGATGCGCCATTAGATGAGTCTGGCGAACCTCTAACATGGCTTAATGTTGGTACTGGTAATGATATATCAATTAAAGAATTAGCTACAATGATCGCAAATATAACTTCTTACAAAGGAAATATTATTTGGGATCAAAGCAAACCAGATGGAACTTATCAGAAACTTTTAGATGTTTCAAAATTGAAAAAGTTAGGATGGAATTCAAAAATCACCCTTGAAGAAGGCTTAAAGAAAACATTTGAAGAATATAAAAATGATTTTAAAAAAAATAATCTGAGAATATAA